One segment of Hemibagrus wyckioides isolate EC202008001 linkage group LG05, SWU_Hwy_1.0, whole genome shotgun sequence DNA contains the following:
- the prrg1 gene encoding transmembrane gamma-carboxyglutamic acid protein 1 isoform X2 — protein MGAVFLPADTAHAVLRRLPRANFFLEEMKQGNIQRECREEICNYEEAREAFENDEKTRRFWEEYQRESSPKPGGLQSIVGGVNSLYLVLPLLLLLLLIAVVSFTAWRCHSRKRSQRSPAMGQRDSALAVVSMDQWGQGYQPDPTYSGDDITPGQVSVADPPPSYEEAVGHMDVHVETEPPPQYDDIIRGSASNAVIGQAK, from the exons TGTTCCTGCCAGCAGACACGGCGCATGCCGTGCTGAGGAGGCTCCCGAGAGCCAACTTCTTCCTGGAGGAGATGAAGCAGGGAAACATCCAGCGCGAGTGCAGGGAGGAGATCTGTAACTACGAGGAGGCCCGAGAGGCTTTTGAGAACGACGAGAAGACG CGGCGATTTTGGGAGGAGTATCAGCGCGAAAGCAGCCCAAAACCCGGAGGACTTCAGTCCATAGTGGGCGGAGTCAACTCACTGTACCTAGTCTTGCCTCTACTGCTGTTGCTGCTTCTCATCGCTGTTGTCTCTTTCACCGCATGGAGATGCCACTCGCGCAAACGATCCCAGCGCAGCCCTGCCATGGGCCAGAGAGACTCCGCCCTTGCCGTCGTTTCCATGGACCAGTGGGGGCAAGGCTACCAGCCTGACCCCACCTATTCGGGTGACGACATCACGCCGGGGCAGGTCAGCGTCGCGGATCCACCTCCGTCTTATGAGGAAGCTGTGGGTCACATGGATGTCCATGTGGAGACAGAGCCTCCGCCCCAGtatgatgacatcatcagagGCTCTGCGAGCAACGCCGTGATTGGCCAGGCCAAGTGA